The Burkholderia pyrrocinia genomic sequence GGGCGCGCCACGCAAGGTGTTACACTCATCAGTCTCGATGAGGGTACCAAGCTCTCCGGCCTGCAGCAGATTGCGGAGGCCGAGGAGGGCGATGGCGAGGCCGACGAGGCGTCGGACGGCGAAGCCTGAAGAACGGATGAGACTCTGGCCGCCGCGGGCGTGAAGCGCCGCGGCCGGCGAGCAACCATTCATATTTCCAAAAGGGAGTGATGATGCAAAAGCAATTCAAGCAACTGGTCCTGCTGGCTGCACTGGTGCCGACGTTCGCGATGGCGCAAGCGCTGTCGAATTCCGCACCGGCGCCCGCCGCGGCAGCTGCGCCGATCGACGCCGACAAGAAGGCAGCGATCAAGGATCTGCTCGACGCGATCGACGCGCCGAAGCTCGTGTCGGCAATCGGCAACAGCGCCGAAATGCAGGCCAAGCAGCTCGTGCCGGCGATCCTGTCGGACGCGCTGTCGGAAAACAAGACGCTGAACGACAAGCAGAAGCAGGCTGCCGTTCCGACGCTGCAGAAGAACGCGGTGCCGAAGCTGGTCGACGGCGCGGGCAAGGTGTTCGGCACGCAGCAGTTCCAGAACGACGCAATGTCGGCTCAGTACGACGCATACGCGAAGTACTACAGCACGTCGGAGATCAAGGATCTGACGACGTTCTACAAGAGCCCGACGGGCCGCAAGTTCATCCAGGTTCAGGATCAGGTCGGTCGCGACGTGGTCAACGGTCTGATGCAGAAGTACATGCCGCAAGCGATCCAGGCAACGCGCACGCAGGCTGACAAGGAAGTCGCAGCAGTCAAGCCGGGCAAGTAAGCCGTCCGGGCACGCCCCCCCGGCCGTTCGGCCGGGTTTGGCGGGAGCCTGACGACAGTGCGATAATGGCCGTTTGCGCGCGAGCGCAAGCGGCCATTCTTTTTCTGGCGCGGCTCATTTGCAACTGACATGCGGCGGCAAGCCGCCGGTCGCGTCCCTCCCGAGGTTTTCACGATGCGCGTCTTTAATTTCTCCGCCGGTCCTGCGGCGATGCCCGAGGAAGTGCTGCGGCAGGCCGCCGACGAAATGCTCGACTGGCACGGCAGCGGCATGAGCGTGATGGAGATGAGCCATCGCGGCAAGGAATT encodes the following:
- a CDS encoding DUF2059 domain-containing protein, which codes for MQKQFKQLVLLAALVPTFAMAQALSNSAPAPAAAAAPIDADKKAAIKDLLDAIDAPKLVSAIGNSAEMQAKQLVPAILSDALSENKTLNDKQKQAAVPTLQKNAVPKLVDGAGKVFGTQQFQNDAMSAQYDAYAKYYSTSEIKDLTTFYKSPTGRKFIQVQDQVGRDVVNGLMQKYMPQAIQATRTQADKEVAAVKPGK